Genomic window (Pradoshia sp. D12):
AAGTTAAACCTGAAATTGAGCGCCATCTGCCGGTCAATATAGACAAACAAACACTATTTGGCCATTCACTAGGCGGATTATTTGTTTTACAAACTCTTTTTTCAGAGCCAGATACTTTTCATACATACATTGCAGGAAGCCCCTCTATTCATTGGGATATACAGTTTTTTAGAAGTGAGAAAGAAGCATTCATCCATAAGGTAAAGCAATCTCAACGGCAAATAAAGATTTTGGTCGGGGTAGGCGAGCTGGAAAAGCTACACTTTAGCGGAATGAATAAAAATGCTGCTGAAATTTCCGAAGAACTTAATCAATTGCATCAATACGGTATTCACATACAGTTCAGAGAGTTTACAGAGGAAAGTCATGTATCGGTATTATTACCACTTATTAATCGTGCAATTAAACTGGGGAGTATATAAAAAAGCTATATAGCGAACACCGAATTTAAATCATAAAAAAACCGCCCATGAGGAACGGTAAAGGAAGAAAAATATTTCACTACTTGTTATTAATAATTTGATTTCTAAATACTTGCAAGCTCTCTGTTTCATTCAAAGCTTTTAGCTCAGGTTCAGTCAGCTTGCCTGTTCCCATACTGACTACATACACCTTCAGCTGCTTTTTCCCCCATTTCTGATATACATCGTCCACGGTATCGTAATAAAGATCTATTTTATTCCCCTTTATGGCTGAACCTGTATCAGCAACCACTCCATACCCATAGGATGGGATAAAAAGAATGGTCCCAATTGGAAAGACACTTGTGTCCGCTGCAATCGTTGAATATAAGTCACGTTTTACCCTAACACCGGAATAGGTGATTCCGTAGCTGGGATGGTTTGGATTTTTCCCAGTTGACTCGTATCCTGCTGTATAACCTGTAGCAATCACTTCTTTAGCCGGGTATTTATTCCAATTATCATTTTCTTCCAGCGTGGACGCTGATTTTATTTGTTTAACAGAGGAAGTTGTGTCATAGCTTGATAACGATATTTGCTCTTTGGGCTTAGGATTTTCCCTTACTATTTTAGAATGTATATGGCGAAAAACAGGAAACTCATGAACACTAATTCCTGTAAAATATGAAAGGGTTACAACGGTAGCCAGTAAGAATAAAAAAACGAGTGAAATTGCTCTGATAAATTTAAAAGTATGGTCCATGTGACGATTTCTCCTTTCACACAAACCATTTTTCCCAATACCAGATTATCTATTCGTTTTTCAGAACTATCTATATTTTTTCAAATAAAAAACCCTTTAACGATTGCTCGAAAAGGGTTAAAACATTCTGTATCCCATGGTACGAAGTATTCTTATAACGATACCTGAAACAATCGACCCTGCTAAACCTGCGGCTAGAATAATTGCATCTGCAGAGGCAAGATTGAATAAATGCTCTTTTAATGATTGAAAGCTAGAAGATGGATTTACAAAGTACTCCGTTAACTTAACACTGTTAATAAAATATAATGCTGCCAAAGGATAAATAACGGCCATAATCCATGTCTTTCTAAATAACATATTTAAAATAAAGCCCAATCCGAAAAAAAGAATAAAGAACAATACAACTGATATAATTACAACCGGAATTGACATGCCCATTCTCTATAACTCCCCCTTAGTCGTACAAAAGTAAGTTTATAGGATGGAATAATTTTCGTCAATTGGGTTGTTTTTGAAAAATAACATTTATTTAGTGTTTTTTGTTTTACCACTTCCTCCGCAACATGAGCATGTTTCAGATCCTCCAAGCAATAATTGAAAATATCCCTTTCCATAGCAATACGGGCACTGATAGGCTTTTTGATTCATAATATGATCAACCCCTAATTTAATTGAATTTTCTGATAATATAACAGAAAATTTGGTAAATGAAAAGCACCCCAAAAGACTCAGTAATTTAATGTAAGCGTATACAAGTTAAATTTCCTTTTAAATACTCCCTTATACACCGCTTATAAATTATATAAATAATTTATAAGCGGTGTATTGAAAGACATCCCCAGGATTGATTCCTTCAAGCGGTTTCTTATGAAGGGATGCATGCTTTTCATTTAACTCCGTCAATAACAATGA
Coding sequences:
- a CDS encoding 3D domain-containing protein; protein product: MDHTFKFIRAISLVFLFLLATVVTLSYFTGISVHEFPVFRHIHSKIVRENPKPKEQISLSSYDTTSSVKQIKSASTLEENDNWNKYPAKEVIATGYTAGYESTGKNPNHPSYGITYSGVRVKRDLYSTIAADTSVFPIGTILFIPSYGYGVVADTGSAIKGNKIDLYYDTVDDVYQKWGKKQLKVYVVSMGTGKLTEPELKALNETESLQVFRNQIINNK
- a CDS encoding YuiA family protein, producing MNQKAYQCPYCYGKGYFQLLLGGSETCSCCGGSGKTKNTK
- a CDS encoding YuiB family protein, yielding MGMSIPVVIISVVLFFILFFGLGFILNMLFRKTWIMAVIYPLAALYFINSVKLTEYFVNPSSSFQSLKEHLFNLASADAIILAAGLAGSIVSGIVIRILRTMGYRMF